A genomic stretch from Candidatus Neomarinimicrobiota bacterium includes:
- a CDS encoding T9SS type A sorting domain-containing protein, which yields AWLIRTDAQGDTLWTRTYGGSHEDIGTSVQQTADGGFVMTGWTGFGFIEFVGTPLDADVWLIRTDAQGNGGWTRTYGGSAPDFGYSVQQTADGGFVIAGATRSYGAGSDDVWLIKTNSQGNIVPLSVSHQRPGLPDGFMLHPAYPNPFNPVSTIRYDLPRVSDVSLVVYDLLGRVVARLIDRQMEPGYHRAIWDGRDQGGREVPSGIYIARLVTPGYTKSIKMVLLK from the coding sequence ACGCCTGGCTGATCCGCACCGACGCCCAAGGGGACACTCTCTGGACGCGCACCTACGGGGGCAGCCACGAGGATATTGGCACCTCGGTCCAGCAGACTGCCGACGGCGGCTTCGTTATGACCGGCTGGACCGGCTTTGGCTTTATCGAATTTGTCGGGACCCCGCTCGACGCCGACGTCTGGCTGATCCGCACCGACGCCCAGGGGAACGGTGGCTGGACCCGCACCTATGGGGGCAGCGCCCCTGACTTCGGTTACTCGGTCCAGCAGACGGCCGATGGCGGTTTCGTGATTGCCGGGGCGACCAGGTCATATGGTGCGGGTTCTGATGATGTGTGGCTCATCAAAACCAATTCACAGGGCAACATCGTGCCGCTGAGTGTGAGTCACCAAAGGCCGGGACTGCCCGACGGCTTCATGCTGCACCCGGCCTATCCCAACCCCTTCAACCCTGTGTCCACAATCCGCTATGACCTGCCAAGGGTTAGTGATGTCTCATTGGTGGTCTATGATCTTTTGGGTCGGGTAGTAGCACGGCTGATAGATCGCCAAATGGAACCGGGATACCATCGGGCGATCTGGGATGGCAGGGACCAGGGCGGCCGTGAGGTCCCCTCCGGCATCTACATCGCCCGCTTGGTCACGCCGGGCTACACCAAGTCCATCAAAATGGTGCTGCTGAAGTAG